The Mycolicibacterium mageritense genome contains a region encoding:
- a CDS encoding aromatic alcohol reductase, giving the protein MPSSTQSADRPGILVIGAGELGASVLAALARHVGQHPGAATVGVLLRPSAPDAGAQSDPRTEELTKMGIAVERADVATASVADLAAIMTGYDTVVSCIGFAAGPGTQRKLAEAALTAGVPRYFPWQFGVDYDEIGRGSAQPLFDEQLDVRDMLRRQRATEWVIVSTGMFTSFLFEPAFGVVDLASNTVHALGSWDTEVTLTTPEDIGVLTADIIFAEPRIRNTVVYLAGDTISYRELADIVDRVRNSTVTRTEWTTDYLGDQLRQKPEDTMRRYRAVFARPTGVAWPKAQSYNVLRGITTMTAEDWARANLV; this is encoded by the coding sequence ATGCCCTCATCGACGCAATCGGCAGACCGCCCAGGCATTCTCGTCATCGGTGCAGGCGAGCTCGGCGCCAGTGTCTTGGCCGCTCTCGCCCGGCACGTCGGCCAGCATCCCGGCGCCGCGACCGTGGGTGTGTTGTTGCGACCGTCAGCACCGGACGCCGGAGCGCAAAGTGACCCGCGCACCGAGGAGCTGACCAAGATGGGTATTGCCGTCGAGCGCGCGGACGTCGCGACCGCGTCGGTAGCCGACCTCGCAGCCATCATGACGGGGTACGACACGGTCGTCAGCTGTATCGGCTTCGCGGCCGGGCCCGGTACGCAGCGCAAACTCGCCGAGGCCGCCCTCACCGCCGGAGTGCCGCGGTACTTCCCGTGGCAGTTCGGTGTCGACTACGACGAGATCGGTCGCGGTAGCGCACAACCGCTCTTCGACGAGCAGCTCGACGTGCGCGACATGTTGCGCCGCCAGCGGGCCACCGAATGGGTCATCGTCTCCACGGGGATGTTCACCAGCTTCCTGTTCGAACCCGCCTTCGGCGTCGTCGATCTGGCGTCCAACACCGTGCATGCATTGGGAAGCTGGGACACCGAAGTCACCCTCACCACGCCCGAAGACATCGGTGTGCTCACGGCCGACATTATTTTCGCGGAACCTCGCATCCGCAACACCGTGGTCTATCTCGCCGGCGACACCATCAGCTACCGCGAACTCGCCGACATCGTCGACCGGGTTCGCAACAGCACCGTGACCCGCACCGAGTGGACCACCGACTACCTCGGCGATCAGCTACGGCAGAAACCCGAGGACACGATGCGCAGGTACCGTGCGGTCTTTGCGCGTCCCACTGGCGTGGCCTGGCCGAAAGCACAGTCGTACAACGTGCTTCGGGGCATTACGACCATGACCGCCGAGGACTGGGCCCGGGCCAACCTGGTGTGA
- a CDS encoding SDR family oxidoreductase, with the protein MTTIDPAAPVFVTGASGYIGSWIVRYLLEAGYTVHGTVRNPQKATGLEHLHKLSADHPGRLKLFKADLLEPGSFDEAMAGCELVMHTASPFLLSGYTDAQEALVRPALEGTRNVLDAVNRTQTVKRVVLTSSVVAIYGDTCESRDVPGGVFTDEHWNTTSSVEHQPYSYSKTVAEQEAWRYQKAQDRWDLVTIHPGLVLGPSLTSASDSASLSTMKQFTDGTLLAGAPALTMGVVDVREVADAHLRAGFTPEAHGRYIVNADSLTLLQIGKILRRKFGPLYPFPWTTTPKIVVKAIAPVAGLTRKFVDRNVGYPLVFDNHRSRDELGLVYRPVEQTVTDHFRQMLDDGLIPRRPGAR; encoded by the coding sequence ATGACCACGATCGATCCCGCAGCACCCGTGTTCGTGACGGGCGCCAGCGGCTACATCGGCAGTTGGATTGTCCGGTACCTGCTCGAGGCGGGATACACCGTGCACGGCACGGTGCGCAACCCGCAGAAGGCCACGGGGCTCGAGCATCTGCACAAGCTCTCGGCAGATCATCCCGGGCGACTGAAGCTGTTCAAAGCGGACCTCCTCGAGCCCGGCAGCTTCGACGAGGCGATGGCCGGATGCGAACTCGTCATGCACACCGCATCGCCGTTCCTGCTCTCCGGCTACACCGATGCGCAGGAAGCGCTGGTACGCCCGGCACTGGAAGGCACCCGCAACGTGCTGGACGCGGTCAACCGCACGCAGACCGTCAAGCGCGTGGTACTGACCAGCAGCGTGGTCGCCATCTACGGCGACACCTGCGAGTCGCGCGATGTCCCCGGCGGCGTGTTCACCGACGAGCACTGGAACACCACCAGCAGTGTGGAGCACCAACCATATTCGTACTCCAAGACCGTGGCCGAGCAGGAGGCCTGGCGGTATCAGAAGGCACAGGACCGGTGGGATCTGGTCACCATCCACCCGGGTCTGGTGCTCGGCCCTTCGCTGACCAGCGCCAGCGACTCGGCCAGCCTGAGCACGATGAAGCAGTTCACCGACGGCACCCTGCTGGCCGGCGCTCCGGCGTTGACCATGGGCGTGGTGGACGTCCGCGAGGTTGCCGACGCCCATCTGCGTGCAGGCTTCACCCCCGAGGCCCACGGTCGGTACATCGTCAACGCGGACTCGCTGACACTGCTGCAGATCGGCAAGATCCTGCGTCGCAAATTCGGCCCGCTGTACCCGTTCCCGTGGACGACAACGCCGAAGATCGTGGTGAAGGCCATCGCTCCAGTCGCCGGGCTGACCCGGAAGTTCGTCGACCGCAACGTGGGTTACCCGCTGGTGTTCGACAATCACCGCAGCCGAGACGAGCTGGGGCTGGTGTACCGGCCGGTCGAGCAGACCGTGACCGATCACTTCCGGCAGATGCTCGACGACGGGCTGATCCCACGCCGGCCGGGAGCTCGTTGA
- a CDS encoding excinuclease ABC subunit UvrA, with the protein MPSGSRSSERPVDIPADVRVRGAREHNLKNVDVDVPRDALVVFTGVSGSGKSSLAFGTLFAESQRRYLESVAPYARRLIEQVGVPDVDSIEGMPPAVALQQQRGAGSARSSVGSVTTLSSLVRMLYSRAGNYPADQPMLFAEDFSPNTVQGACPTCHGIGRVYEVPEALMVPDPSLTIRDRAIASWPPAWHGQNLRDILVSLGYDVDKPWQELPKKDRDWILYTEEHPTVPVYAGFTPAQTRRALKQGMEPSYQGTFTGARRYVLDTFANTKSALVKKRVSQFVSSAVCPTCRGKLLKPEALSVTFEGFDIGELCSLSLIRLAQVLEPVVGKNWTPTDVGSDGILDESSRRAAVQHRVEAGGSAHKAAPDVRHTPNMSVEKRAAAGRLVSELLERLQPIMDLGLGYLSLDRSTPTLSPGELQRLRLATQLSSQLFGVVYVLDEPSAGLHPRDRDALLGILDGLKRRGNSVFVVEHSLDIIGAADWLVDIGPDAGENGGQILYSGPPKGLAKIAESATRRYLFGLAPPVVRAPREPSGWLRLEHVSRNNLHDVAVSFPLKCLTAVTGVSGSGKSSLVSQALPTLVAEHLGAPVSGSADDASDDDLLLAGDSAPVDGRIVGDIGGLRRVVCIDQKPIGRTPRSNVATYTGMFDHIRRRFAETPEARRRGYKAGRFSFNVASGRCPTCEGEGWVMVELLFLPSVYTPCPDCHGTRYKASTLEITWRDRNIAEILQMGVEEARDFFEGDAEVLRSLTVLCDVGLGYLRLGQPATELSGGEAQRVKLATELQRAHRGDALYLLDEPSAGLHPADTDRLMLHLQKLVDAGNTVVVVELDMRVVAQADYVVDLGPGAGGDGGRVVTTGTPAEVSTHADSVSAPYLAAAIPDPQEKINS; encoded by the coding sequence ATGCCGTCAGGATCGAGGTCGTCTGAGCGGCCGGTGGACATACCGGCCGATGTCCGGGTGCGCGGCGCGCGGGAGCACAACCTCAAGAACGTCGACGTGGACGTGCCGCGGGATGCGCTCGTGGTGTTCACGGGCGTCTCGGGATCGGGCAAGTCGTCGCTGGCGTTCGGCACGTTGTTCGCCGAGTCGCAGCGCCGGTATCTGGAGTCGGTGGCTCCGTACGCGCGTCGACTGATCGAGCAGGTGGGTGTGCCCGACGTCGACTCGATCGAGGGGATGCCGCCCGCGGTCGCGTTGCAGCAGCAGCGCGGTGCGGGCAGTGCGCGGTCGTCGGTGGGCAGTGTGACGACGTTGTCGAGCCTGGTCCGGATGCTCTATTCGCGTGCCGGGAACTATCCGGCCGACCAGCCCATGCTGTTCGCGGAGGATTTCTCGCCCAACACCGTGCAGGGTGCGTGTCCGACGTGCCACGGTATCGGCCGGGTGTACGAGGTGCCCGAAGCGCTCATGGTGCCCGATCCGTCGTTGACCATCCGGGACCGGGCCATCGCGTCGTGGCCGCCCGCGTGGCACGGGCAGAACCTGCGCGACATCCTGGTGTCCCTGGGTTACGACGTCGACAAGCCGTGGCAGGAGCTGCCGAAGAAGGACCGCGACTGGATCCTCTACACCGAGGAGCACCCGACGGTGCCGGTGTATGCGGGGTTCACGCCAGCGCAGACCCGTCGGGCCCTGAAGCAGGGCATGGAGCCCAGTTACCAAGGCACCTTCACCGGGGCGCGCCGCTACGTTCTGGACACGTTCGCCAACACCAAGAGCGCGCTGGTGAAGAAGCGGGTTTCCCAGTTCGTCAGCAGCGCGGTGTGTCCGACCTGCCGTGGCAAGCTGCTCAAACCTGAAGCCCTTTCGGTCACCTTCGAGGGATTCGACATCGGTGAGCTGTGCAGCCTCTCGCTGATCCGGCTGGCGCAGGTGCTGGAACCCGTGGTCGGCAAGAACTGGACACCGACCGATGTAGGGTCCGACGGCATCCTCGACGAGTCCTCGCGGCGCGCGGCGGTCCAACATCGGGTGGAGGCCGGTGGGTCAGCGCACAAGGCGGCGCCCGATGTTCGGCACACCCCGAACATGTCCGTCGAAAAACGCGCTGCCGCCGGTCGTTTGGTGAGCGAACTCCTTGAGCGGCTGCAACCGATCATGGATCTGGGTCTCGGCTACCTGTCGTTGGACCGCAGCACCCCGACGCTGTCGCCGGGCGAACTGCAGCGGCTGCGGTTGGCGACGCAGCTGTCATCGCAGCTGTTCGGGGTGGTGTATGTGCTCGACGAACCTTCGGCCGGGCTTCACCCCCGCGATCGGGACGCGCTGCTGGGCATTCTTGACGGCCTGAAGCGACGCGGAAACAGCGTCTTCGTGGTCGAGCATTCGCTCGACATCATCGGCGCCGCCGACTGGTTGGTCGACATCGGACCCGACGCCGGTGAGAACGGCGGCCAGATTCTCTACAGCGGCCCGCCGAAGGGCCTCGCGAAGATCGCCGAATCAGCCACGCGCCGATACCTGTTCGGCCTGGCGCCGCCGGTGGTCCGCGCCCCGCGGGAGCCCAGCGGCTGGCTACGCCTGGAACACGTGAGCCGCAACAATCTTCACGATGTGGCGGTGTCGTTCCCGCTGAAATGTCTGACCGCGGTGACGGGGGTCTCCGGCTCGGGAAAGTCGAGCCTGGTCAGCCAGGCCCTGCCGACGCTGGTCGCCGAGCATCTGGGCGCGCCGGTGAGCGGGTCGGCCGACGACGCGTCTGACGACGACCTGCTGCTGGCGGGCGATTCCGCGCCGGTCGACGGCAGGATCGTCGGCGACATCGGCGGCCTGCGTCGCGTGGTGTGTATCGACCAGAAGCCCATCGGCCGCACGCCGCGGTCGAACGTCGCCACCTATACCGGCATGTTCGACCACATCCGCCGTCGGTTCGCCGAGACACCGGAAGCGCGCCGCCGCGGCTACAAGGCCGGGCGGTTCTCGTTCAACGTCGCGTCCGGACGGTGCCCGACCTGCGAGGGTGAAGGGTGGGTGATGGTCGAGCTACTGTTCCTGCCCAGCGTGTACACCCCGTGCCCGGACTGTCACGGAACGCGTTACAAGGCAAGCACGTTGGAGATCACCTGGCGCGATCGCAACATCGCCGAGATTCTGCAGATGGGTGTGGAGGAGGCGCGCGACTTCTTCGAAGGCGACGCAGAAGTGCTGCGATCGTTGACCGTGCTGTGCGACGTCGGACTGGGCTACCTGCGGCTGGGGCAGCCGGCGACCGAGCTGTCCGGCGGCGAAGCCCAACGCGTGAAGCTGGCCACCGAACTGCAGCGGGCCCACCGCGGAGACGCGCTCTATCTGCTCGACGAACCGAGCGCGGGGCTGCATCCCGCCGACACCGACCGGCTGATGCTGCACCTACAGAAGCTGGTGGACGCGGGTAACACGGTCGTGGTCGTCGAACTCGACATGCGGGTGGTGGCTCAGGCCGATTACGTCGTCGACCTCGGTCCGGGTGCCGGTGGCGACGGCGGTCGCGTCGTCACGACCGGAACACCGGCTGAGGTGTCGACCCACGCGGACAGCGTGAGTGCTCCCTACCTCGCCGCCGCCATCCCCGACCCGCAGGAGAAGATCAACTCATGA
- a CDS encoding MFS transporter, translating into MSTHATAVTASQPHTDIAEARRAAAAAFFGGTLEYYDLYIYASAAALVFKEIFFPAIGAAGTLAALATFAVAYVARPLGAIILGHLADRFGRKRALLITLLAMGLSTVLIGFLPDYETAGVAAPILLVILRICQGLSAGGETATASSLTAEVAPFGKRATYTVWAPNGIVAGFLLASIVFVGVAMLPEDQLLSWGWRVPFWASIAVVAIGYVIRRRLDEPSAFREASVEQQLAKVPLVETFRTHWASVLRVTLCSLAFAVSTVIGVFGLAYAKDGGFSGSTMLWVSVIANAVGLVFQPFIAVVCDKVGRKPIFVTGCIGSAVLIFAYFSAISSGNIILVTLVASALIGVTYGAVNAIYPAFFTEMFSLRVRTTGMAVGLQVGLIVSGFSPAIAQMLVGDEHSNWMPVAVMSAVMSLIAAVAGLSARETYRTPLDQLGNPDVPPPGDSAGQP; encoded by the coding sequence ATGTCTACCCACGCCACCGCTGTGACGGCGTCACAGCCGCACACTGACATCGCCGAAGCACGTCGAGCGGCTGCCGCGGCGTTCTTCGGCGGCACGCTGGAGTACTACGACCTCTACATCTACGCGTCCGCCGCCGCGTTGGTCTTCAAAGAGATCTTCTTCCCAGCCATCGGCGCTGCCGGAACACTGGCAGCTCTGGCCACGTTCGCCGTGGCGTATGTGGCACGTCCACTGGGCGCAATCATCCTGGGCCACTTGGCAGATCGTTTCGGCCGCAAACGCGCGCTGTTGATCACGCTGCTGGCCATGGGCCTGTCGACAGTGTTGATCGGCTTCCTTCCGGACTACGAGACCGCAGGGGTGGCAGCGCCGATATTGTTGGTGATCCTGCGGATCTGCCAGGGGCTCTCAGCGGGCGGCGAGACGGCCACCGCGAGTTCGTTGACGGCTGAAGTGGCGCCGTTCGGCAAGCGCGCAACGTATACGGTGTGGGCACCCAACGGTATCGTCGCCGGGTTCCTGTTGGCGAGCATCGTCTTCGTCGGCGTCGCCATGCTCCCCGAAGACCAACTGCTGAGCTGGGGTTGGCGGGTACCGTTCTGGGCGAGTATTGCCGTGGTGGCGATCGGCTACGTGATCCGCCGCCGCCTTGACGAGCCGAGTGCCTTCCGGGAGGCTTCCGTCGAGCAACAACTGGCCAAAGTGCCGCTCGTAGAGACCTTCCGGACACATTGGGCGAGCGTCCTACGAGTCACGCTGTGCTCGCTGGCATTTGCGGTCAGCACCGTGATCGGGGTGTTCGGCCTGGCCTACGCGAAAGACGGTGGCTTCAGCGGATCGACGATGCTGTGGGTTTCGGTGATCGCCAATGCAGTCGGTCTGGTTTTCCAGCCGTTCATCGCCGTGGTGTGCGACAAGGTCGGACGTAAACCGATATTCGTCACCGGCTGCATAGGTTCCGCGGTGCTGATCTTTGCGTATTTCAGCGCGATTAGCAGTGGCAACATCATTCTGGTCACCCTCGTGGCATCCGCACTGATCGGCGTCACCTATGGCGCTGTCAACGCGATCTACCCCGCATTCTTCACCGAGATGTTCTCGTTGCGGGTGCGTACCACCGGAATGGCAGTCGGGCTCCAAGTGGGTTTGATCGTGTCGGGCTTCTCGCCGGCGATCGCGCAGATGCTGGTGGGTGACGAGCACAGCAACTGGATGCCGGTCGCAGTCATGTCCGCGGTGATGTCGCTGATCGCGGCGGTGGCGGGGCTCTCTGCCCGAGAGACCTACCGCACCCCGCTTGACCAGCTCGGCAATCCCGACGTCCCTCCTCCAGGGGATTCGGCAGGCCAGCCCTAA
- a CDS encoding SDR family NAD(P)-dependent oxidoreductase has protein sequence MTRTVLIAGSSRGIGAAAARMESQSGSRVILHGRSDSPALKELAAELAAPAYHCDGQDRDAVEELVNSVVTQEDPIDALICTLGTVTATDALAGDTEVWVAEYRANVLGPVNFIRAVAPSMLANGKGRIATVSSIRGRDNLASPEVTGYSAAKAALENVTASFAKALAPAITVNAVAPGFVLTDMAGTWSDEVRKEVSANLLGRAAQPEEIAALLCFLVSDGASFITGQTILADGGLDAR, from the coding sequence GTGACCAGAACCGTGCTCATCGCCGGATCCTCGCGCGGCATCGGTGCCGCGGCGGCACGGATGGAATCGCAATCAGGGTCACGGGTGATCTTGCACGGTCGTAGTGATTCCCCGGCGCTCAAAGAACTCGCCGCCGAATTGGCTGCCCCCGCCTACCACTGCGACGGGCAAGATCGCGACGCTGTCGAGGAGCTCGTCAACAGCGTTGTCACCCAAGAAGATCCCATCGATGCGCTGATCTGTACGCTGGGCACGGTCACCGCGACCGACGCATTGGCCGGTGACACCGAAGTCTGGGTCGCAGAATACCGTGCCAACGTTCTGGGCCCGGTGAACTTCATCCGTGCCGTAGCGCCTTCAATGCTGGCCAACGGCAAGGGCCGTATCGCCACGGTGTCGTCCATCCGCGGCCGCGACAACCTGGCCAGCCCCGAAGTGACCGGCTACTCTGCGGCAAAAGCTGCGCTGGAGAACGTCACCGCTTCGTTTGCAAAAGCGTTGGCGCCTGCCATAACTGTCAACGCCGTCGCGCCGGGATTCGTCCTGACAGACATGGCCGGTACCTGGTCGGACGAAGTCCGCAAGGAAGTGTCTGCCAACTTGCTCGGCCGTGCCGCCCAGCCCGAAGAGATCGCTGCCCTGCTCTGCTTCCTGGTCAGTGACGGGGCCAGTTTCATTACCGGACAAACCATCCTTGCCGATGGTGGATTGGATGCGCGATGA